From one Plasmodium chabaudi chabaudi strain AS genome assembly, chromosome: 4 genomic stretch:
- a CDS encoding CIR protein — MDTKLCKLFVDVDKLFTKGNVNETLFNTSNLYKKYCPNGKCNTNYDRIGALCEYLLAELPKLNNKPNGSKDNVNQYYEYVFMWLADKFRKANNEGFFTLDEYYEEFLVNHNDNFNYWYELDNKMHLKDSNIILMVEFYYLFTNICNMLLESEKSELDLNKIKVFDHNCFRKYYFINSKAFKCNPYIELLTNLKKKYDEYKSLIIKKFPKNGNANNFFSDFPPINNSNNNHPEQQFESKGCELLHVIYQRPGRKYKPKKRQKMLKPPPDDLKIKKDEAKSNKSESNTPPNDAEKNKEPQKDAKQSTIKEKQSPEPKAQEPKEQEPKAQEPKEQEPKAQEPKEQEPKASKLKAPETKEPKRKVPCIPRKRNAQVQALSKSSKRLQERPPNNKPVTSGPKTSCIQLKRNAQVQILPKYSSNDSKIEKDEANSNKGESNKPTNDAEKNKGHQNDAEKSTIKESQSPEPKVTDHKTSEHKVPEPQLPELKLPEHKAPEPNVLEFKAPKFKVLDFTIPEFTVPEFTVPEHKTYGIPQNGNTQVQTLSKSPEKIQEGSPNNNHVSPDAKDAPKNMGSASENHVNHSTIPKNRSKRSLSLPEPPPQPQQGAPLSHLPEQTDKKMSLKPENKAVDSNDNFSGTGSDQEKPIKQENLPNFTSQNQEEPPKTKNPDSPSPQPADMQKSMEENQKPSDSLPLENSESESSNFEKIKDYSINTFKKYSSLFNGAVTKVEDYIHDVVTSKINDINDNFPKYQKIIQKLNSAIDKIQVVNGQEKEPEISQKKKAEQPPSTKTTEETPVNSDGILSKLVGEPGNNVMGLSGNIAKLLSFKFEGYKVAIMALMAVSIPIVLIIMYKYLYYGCGKTSKKKKMVKKIINSQDGKRRKKKVISPIDGKSNLKTVINSIGGENTSNTIISPIDVKMTLKTIINPIDDENTTNTIISPNYEETNVKTIIDSDSGEKTTIVIINSYDEKNITIHSIKSSPPKITALNAYKHIFTNPAPFISLFFLLIFFFYK; from the exons ATGGACACAAAATTG tgCAAATTATTTGTTGACGTTGATAAGCTTTTTACCAAGGGAAATGTCAACGAAACACTATTTAATACCTCTAACTtgtacaaaaaatattgtccTAATGGAAAATGTAATACTAATTATGATAGAATTGGTGCTTTATGCGAATATTTACTTGCTGAATTGCCAAAATTGAATAACAAACCAAATGGGAGTAAAGATAATGTTAATCAATATTATGAGTACGTTTTTATGTGGTTAGCTGACAAATTCCGTAAGGCAAATAATGAAGGTTTCTTCACTTTAGATGAGTATTATGAGGAGTTTTTAGTTAATcataatgataattttaattattggTACGAATTggataataaaatgcatTTGAAGGATagcaatattattttgatggtcgaattttattatttattcacTAATATATGTAACATGCTGTTGGAAAGTGAAAAATCCGAATTAGAcctaaacaaaattaaggTGTTTGATCATAATTGTTTTAGaaagtattattttattaactcGAAGGCTTTTAAATGTAATCCATATATTGAATTATTGactaatttaaaaaaaaaatatgatgaatataaaagCTTAATTATTAAGAAATTTCccaaaaatggaaatgctaacaattttttttcagattTTCCtccaataaataatagtaataataatcatcCAGAACAACAATTTGAAAGTAAAGGGTGTGAACTATTACATGTAATATATCAGAGACCTGGGAGAAAGTATAAACCAAAAAAGAGACAGAAAATGCTAAAACCCCCACCAGATGAtctaaaaattaaaaaggatGAAGCAAAAAGTAATAAGAGTGAATCAAATACCCCCCCAAATGATGCAGAAAAGAATAAAGAACCTCAAAAGGATGCGAAACAATCTACTATAAAGGAAAAACAATCACCAGAACCTAAAGCACAAGAGCCTAAAGAACAAGAACCTAAAGCACAAGAGCCTAAAGAACAAGAACCTAAAGCACAAGAGCCTAAAGAACAAGAACCTAAAGCATCAAAACTTAAGGCGCCAGAAACTAAAGAACCAAAACGTAAAGTGCCATGCATTCCAAGAAAAAGAAACGCGCAAGTTCAAGCATTGTCAAAATCGTCGAAAAGGCTTCAAGAAAGGCcaccaaataataaaccTGTTACATCAGGGCCTAAAACATCATGTATTCAACTAAAAAGAAACGCACAAGTTCAAATATTGCCAAAATATTCATCAAATGATTCAAAAATTGAAAAGGATGAAGCAAACAGTAATAAGGGTGAATCAAATAAGCCCACAAATGATGCAGAAAAGAATAAAGGACATCAAAATGATGCGGAAAAATCTACTATAAAGGAAAGCCAATCACCAGAACCTAAAGTAACAGATCATAAAACATCAGAGCATAAAGTACCAGAACCTCAATTACCAGAACTTAAACTACCAGAGCATAAAGCACCAGAACCTAATGTATTAGAGTTTAAAGCACCAAAGTTTAAAGTACTAGATTTCACAATACCAGAGTTTACAGTACCCGAGTTTACAGTACCAGAACATAAAACATATGGTATTCCACAAAATGGTAATACACAAGTTCAAACATTGTCAAAATCGCCAGAAAAGATTCAAGAAGGGTCaccaaataataatcatgTTTCACCAGATGCTAAAGACGCACCAAAAAACATGGGAAGTGCATCAGAGAATCATGTAAATCATTCAACAATCCCAAAAAATAGATCAAAAAGGAGTCTATCATTACCAGAACCACCTCCACAACCGCAACAGGGTGCACCGTTATCTCATTTGCCAGAGCAAactgataaaaaaatgtcatTAAAACCTGAGAATAAAGCAGTAGATtcaaatgataatttttcagGCACTGGAAGTGATCAAGAAAAACCAATTAAACAGGAAAATTTACCAAATTTCACATCACAAAATCAAGAAGAACCTCCTAAAACAAAAAACCCAGATTCTCCATCACCCCAACCAGCAGATATGCAAAAATCAATGGAAGAAAACCAAAAACCTTCAGATTCTCTACCATTAGAAAATTCAGAGAGTGAATCATCAAATTTCGAGAAGATTAAAGATTATTCTATAAATactttcaaaaaatatagctcACTATTTAATGGTGCTGTTACTAAGGTTGAAGATTATATACACGATGTGGTAACATCTAAGATTAATGAtattaatgataattttcccaaatatcaaaaaattatacaaaaattaaattctGCAATTGACAAAATTCAAGTAGTAAATGGTCAAGAAAAAGAACCTGAAatttcacaaaaaaaaaaagcagaGCAACCACCATCAACAAAAACTACTGAAGAAACCCCAGTAAATTCGGATGGTATTTTATCAAAGCTAGTGGGTGAACCAGGAAATAATGTAATGGGATTAAGTGGGAATATAGCAAAACTGCTGtcatttaaatttgaaGGATATAAAGTAGCTATTATGGCACTCATGGCTGTTTCAATACCTATcgttttaataattatgtataag tatttatattatggaTGTGGAAAAACCtcgaagaagaaaaaaatggtaaaaaaaattataaattcacAAGATGGAAAACGAAGGAAAAAGAAAGTTATAAGTCCAATTGATGGGAAAAGTAATTTAAAGACAGTTATAAATTCAATTGGTGGAGAAAATACTTCAAATACAATTATAAGCCCAATTGATGTAAAAATGACTTTAAAGACAATTATAAATCCAATTGATGACGAAAATACTACAAATACAATTATAAGTCCAAATTATGAAGAAACAAAtgtaaaaacaataatagaTTCAGATAGTGGAGAAAAAACAACGATAGTGATTATAAATTcatatgatgaaaaaaatataacgaTACATAGTATAAAATCTTCACCCCCCAAAATAACAGCATTAAATGCAtacaaacatatatttacaaatcCTGCTCCATTTattagtttattttttttgttaattttttttttttataaatga